The proteins below come from a single Deinococcus radiodurans R1 = ATCC 13939 = DSM 20539 genomic window:
- a CDS encoding minor capsid protein has protein sequence MTDAVIDRIIRELGKRGDDLEARGLAVVQYLYEDLNLAELIEVLRAATELDSPLARLGYADELLGIFDDVAAELAEPPAGLVQAVRSAVESGITGTAEMFAASQTVTSAFTVPPTLQLEWMDDAERRMREFWGNEPARFRQEIHDALVDGLKRGQGIDQMSKRIQDRVGVSRSRASLIARNEVGNAAAYATQKSQAQAGCAEYIWRSAKDRRVRPEHAKRDGKRFSWDDPPPDGHPGEPINCRCVALAVIPGE, from the coding sequence ATGACCGACGCCGTGATTGACCGCATCATCCGCGAGCTGGGCAAGCGGGGCGACGACCTGGAGGCGCGGGGTCTCGCTGTGGTGCAGTACCTGTACGAGGACCTGAACCTGGCCGAGCTGATCGAGGTGCTCCGGGCGGCCACCGAACTGGACAGTCCACTGGCTCGGCTGGGGTACGCCGACGAGCTGCTCGGCATCTTCGACGACGTGGCGGCGGAGCTGGCCGAGCCGCCCGCCGGGTTGGTGCAGGCCGTGCGGAGTGCGGTCGAGTCCGGCATCACCGGCACGGCGGAGATGTTCGCCGCCTCGCAGACGGTCACCAGCGCCTTCACCGTGCCGCCCACGCTGCAACTCGAATGGATGGACGATGCCGAGCGGCGGATGCGCGAGTTCTGGGGCAACGAGCCGGCCCGCTTTCGGCAGGAAATCCACGACGCGCTTGTGGATGGACTGAAACGCGGTCAGGGCATCGACCAGATGAGCAAGCGCATCCAGGACCGGGTGGGGGTCAGCCGCTCACGGGCCTCGTTGATTGCCCGCAACGAGGTGGGCAACGCGGCGGCCTACGCCACGCAGAAGAGCCAGGCGCAGGCGGGCTGCGCGGAGTACATCTGGCGCAGCGCCAAGGACCGCCGCGTGCGGCCCGAGCACGCCAAGCGGGACGGCAAGCGCTTTTCCTGGGACGACCCGCCGCCGGACGGGCACCCCGGCGAGCCGATCAACTGC